The proteins below come from a single Bryobacter aggregatus MPL3 genomic window:
- a CDS encoding RidA family protein has product MRLALLAVLSFSISAQEIKPLFPATGPKPVGPYSPGIAVGEFVFVSGQGVLDSAGKRPADTRSQAIQCINNVRNILKLGHLDLANIFSLQIYLTDKSQEAIVDQVLKDSFSGKVPPHSLLYVPKLPVETPLEITAYAHKNKQSGELEAPSLEQAAGCKASKQFVQCGVEVAAGGADVEQQTAAVLGALDARLKLHGSSLAKVVATNVYLTDISEFSKMNAAYASFFLLRAPTRTTVQPFSISRGRVAISVVASK; this is encoded by the coding sequence ATGCGCCTAGCCCTGCTTGCCGTCCTCTCTTTTTCTATTTCTGCCCAGGAGATCAAACCGTTGTTTCCGGCTACAGGTCCCAAGCCAGTTGGGCCTTACTCTCCCGGCATTGCAGTGGGTGAGTTTGTATTTGTGTCCGGGCAAGGCGTTCTTGATAGTGCGGGCAAGCGGCCCGCCGATACGCGAAGCCAAGCGATCCAGTGCATCAACAATGTTCGGAACATCCTGAAGCTCGGGCATCTCGATCTTGCGAACATCTTCTCCTTGCAGATCTATTTGACCGACAAATCGCAGGAAGCGATTGTCGATCAGGTGCTGAAGGACAGCTTCTCAGGCAAGGTGCCCCCGCATTCCCTGCTCTACGTTCCGAAGCTTCCGGTGGAAACACCGCTCGAGATTACCGCTTACGCACACAAGAACAAACAGAGCGGCGAGCTGGAAGCGCCCTCTCTCGAGCAGGCGGCGGGCTGTAAGGCGTCCAAACAGTTTGTGCAGTGTGGAGTGGAAGTGGCAGCAGGAGGCGCCGATGTGGAACAACAAACTGCAGCCGTCCTGGGAGCCCTCGATGCGCGCTTGAAGCTCCATGGCAGTTCTCTGGCGAAGGTGGTGGCAACGAATGTCTACCTGACAGACATCTCGGAATTCTCAAAAATGAATGCCGCCTATGCCAGTTTCTTTCTCCTGCGCGCGCCCACCCGGACGACCGTACAACCGTTCTCGATTTCTCGCGGGCGCGTGGCCATTAGCGTTGTCGCCAGCAAATAG
- a CDS encoding homoserine dehydrogenase yields the protein MQPVRIGIIGSGNVGAGTLEILSSNAAELQSKLGFPLQITAVSSQNILNKKVSHIPAGARITADWREVVFADDVDLVCELIGGTTTALEIIRAALSAGKPVVTANKELMALQGSDLQALATAHGATIHMEASVAGGIPIHSVLREGISADSIVGFFGILNGTSNYILTEIEAKGSAFEAVLADAQKLGYAEADPTADVEGYDARSKLALLAQIAFGQKVSPTDILCEGIRRITPFDFEYAHTLGHTIRLVCAARKTPAGLALSVRPTLIPKSTILASVLGAYNAIWVRGAAGQDTFYYGRGAGPLPTGVAVVSDIMRAARDLKTQSVQRCSPFSFLQLRQEALASSDEFTSGYYLRFRVRDTTGIIAALCKILAENGISIDAVLQLPSDDKSNLPFVITVEHAREANLRNALSAMSSLDFLVEEPLALPLEKGV from the coding sequence ATGCAACCCGTCCGTATCGGTATCATTGGCTCCGGCAATGTAGGCGCAGGCACCCTCGAAATCCTTTCGAGCAATGCCGCCGAACTGCAATCGAAGCTTGGTTTTCCGCTTCAAATCACCGCTGTTTCCAGCCAGAACATTCTCAACAAGAAGGTGTCTCACATTCCCGCCGGCGCGCGCATCACTGCGGACTGGCGCGAAGTGGTCTTTGCCGATGACGTCGATCTTGTTTGCGAGCTCATCGGGGGAACGACAACCGCACTGGAGATCATTCGTGCGGCGCTGAGCGCGGGCAAGCCCGTGGTGACGGCGAACAAGGAATTGATGGCCCTGCAGGGTTCCGATTTGCAGGCGCTCGCCACTGCGCACGGCGCCACCATCCACATGGAAGCGTCGGTTGCCGGTGGAATCCCGATTCACTCCGTGTTGCGCGAAGGAATCTCGGCCGATTCGATTGTCGGCTTCTTCGGCATTCTGAACGGGACTTCGAATTACATCCTGACAGAGATTGAGGCCAAAGGCAGCGCCTTTGAAGCTGTGCTCGCCGATGCGCAAAAGCTAGGCTATGCAGAGGCGGATCCGACAGCGGATGTGGAAGGCTATGACGCCCGGTCGAAGCTTGCGCTGCTCGCCCAGATCGCATTTGGACAGAAGGTGTCTCCAACCGATATTCTGTGCGAAGGCATCCGGCGGATTACGCCTTTTGATTTTGAGTATGCCCACACGCTTGGCCATACGATCCGTCTGGTCTGCGCCGCGCGCAAGACTCCGGCGGGTCTCGCACTGTCAGTACGGCCGACTTTGATTCCGAAGTCGACGATTCTTGCGAGCGTGCTTGGCGCCTATAACGCGATCTGGGTTCGCGGCGCGGCAGGCCAGGATACCTTCTATTACGGCCGCGGCGCGGGCCCCTTGCCCACCGGCGTCGCCGTGGTCAGCGACATCATGCGGGCCGCTCGCGATCTCAAGACCCAATCCGTGCAGCGCTGCTCGCCGTTCAGCTTCCTGCAACTGCGGCAGGAAGCGCTCGCCTCGAGCGACGAGTTCACCTCCGGATACTATTTACGTTTCCGGGTGCGCGACACCACCGGCATCATTGCCGCGCTGTGCAAGATTCTCGCCGAGAACGGGATCTCGATCGATGCCGTGCTGCAGTTGCCGTCGGACGACAAATCGAATCTGCCCTTTGTCATTACGGTCGAGCACGCTCGCGAGGCCAATCTCCGGAATGCCTTGAGTGCAATGTCTTCCTTGGACTTCCTGGTAGAAGAACCGCTGGCCCTTCCCCTCGAAAAGGGTGTTTAA
- a CDS encoding aminotransferase class V-fold PLP-dependent enzyme translates to MSFEFPVKSNLFYLNHAAVAPLPRVAAEAMRHYADDAMNWGSFHYPEWMAAIDGVRTELSRMIGCKTGEVALVKNTSEGIATIQMGIDWKVGDVVVVFLEEFPANQYCWRLLEERKGCKLRWLSIYDPLEKIEEACRGARLLAVSWVNYLSGFRVDLKAIGEICNRHNVFYFVDAIQGLGAYPLDVKACGIHALAADGHKWLLGPEGWGVLYIEQEVQDQVFPVEFGWTTVRNWADYSSRDMTLRADAGRYEPGTLNVAGSFGLHASMKLLNDRGILEVSRRVDALAQHLADGLLKLGCELLTERSQSNGSGILSFRKDGIDSTRLHAALKTRKILSAPRQGWVRFSPHFYLEIEEMETVLDAVRDSLNSI, encoded by the coding sequence ATGAGTTTCGAATTTCCGGTCAAGTCCAACCTGTTTTATCTGAACCATGCCGCCGTCGCGCCCTTGCCTCGCGTCGCTGCCGAAGCCATGCGCCACTATGCGGACGATGCCATGAACTGGGGAAGCTTCCACTATCCCGAGTGGATGGCTGCCATTGATGGTGTGCGTACCGAACTCAGCCGGATGATTGGCTGTAAGACCGGCGAAGTTGCTCTCGTCAAGAACACCAGCGAAGGCATCGCCACGATCCAGATGGGAATCGACTGGAAAGTGGGTGATGTGGTTGTAGTGTTTCTTGAAGAATTCCCTGCTAACCAATACTGCTGGAGGCTATTAGAGGAACGAAAAGGCTGCAAGCTGCGTTGGCTCAGTATCTATGACCCCCTTGAGAAAATTGAGGAGGCTTGCCGCGGAGCCCGGCTTCTGGCAGTCAGTTGGGTGAATTATCTCAGTGGTTTCCGGGTAGATTTGAAAGCAATTGGCGAGATCTGTAACCGCCACAATGTCTTTTATTTCGTCGATGCAATCCAAGGGCTGGGGGCCTACCCTCTCGATGTAAAAGCATGCGGGATCCACGCCTTGGCTGCTGATGGCCACAAATGGTTGCTGGGACCCGAAGGCTGGGGTGTTCTCTATATCGAACAAGAGGTTCAGGATCAAGTCTTTCCAGTAGAATTCGGATGGACTACTGTAAGGAACTGGGCCGACTACTCGAGCCGCGACATGACCCTTCGCGCCGATGCCGGCCGCTACGAACCTGGGACTCTGAACGTCGCCGGATCATTCGGACTCCACGCCTCGATGAAGCTCTTAAATGACCGGGGCATTCTCGAAGTCAGCCGGCGCGTTGACGCGCTCGCTCAGCATCTTGCCGACGGTCTTCTCAAGCTCGGGTGTGAGCTGCTCACAGAACGAAGCCAATCGAACGGATCGGGAATCCTCAGCTTCCGTAAGGACGGCATTGATTCCACCCGTCTGCATGCGGCTCTCAAGACGCGCAAAATCCTCTCGGCGCCTCGCCAGGGCTGGGTCCGCTTCTCTCCTCACTTCTATCTCGAAATCGAAGAAATGGAAACCGTTCTCGATGCCGTCCGTGATAGCTTGAACTCCATATGA
- a CDS encoding PQQ-dependent sugar dehydrogenase, with translation MRKLSLSFSLALALSAADQKVQLPAPFATPSATNPPKLIPQPEGRKLNAPAGFTVEEYASGFSKPRILLEVAPGTVLVSESTAKGSVIALTNNGKDHKAILTDLDRPFTLAVFKGYLYVSEAESIKRYPFDAKKLSVGPGQEIISLKGYGKGHWTRSIAFDEKANKILVGVGSGSNVDTGDPKDRAAINSYNLDGSGHEIFASGLRNPVSLRKNPVTGKFWVSVQERDGLGDDLVPDFLTEVKPGAFYGWPYAYIGQNEEPRHKGEAPEMVKKSVEPDLVIGAHVSAMDFLFYTGKQFPAKYKNGIFLAERGSGNRATRVGYKIVFFPFQNGKPAGPAEDFVSGWMLDAKEREVWGRPVGLAQLSDGSLLVSEDGNNKIWRIRFGK, from the coding sequence ATGCGTAAACTCTCGCTCTCTTTTTCCTTAGCCCTGGCCCTTTCTGCCGCTGACCAGAAGGTCCAATTGCCGGCTCCCTTCGCTACTCCGTCGGCAACGAATCCTCCCAAGTTGATCCCCCAGCCGGAAGGCCGCAAACTCAACGCTCCGGCCGGTTTTACCGTGGAAGAGTATGCCAGCGGCTTCTCCAAACCGCGCATTTTGCTGGAGGTCGCTCCTGGCACGGTGCTGGTTTCAGAAAGCACAGCCAAGGGAAGTGTGATCGCACTGACCAACAACGGCAAAGATCACAAGGCGATCCTGACCGATCTCGATCGGCCCTTTACGCTCGCCGTCTTCAAGGGGTATCTGTATGTCTCTGAAGCCGAATCGATCAAGCGCTATCCCTTCGATGCAAAGAAGCTCAGCGTCGGTCCGGGCCAAGAGATCATTTCGCTGAAGGGCTATGGCAAGGGCCATTGGACGCGTTCGATTGCCTTCGATGAAAAGGCAAACAAGATTCTGGTTGGCGTGGGTTCCGGATCGAATGTCGACACCGGCGATCCGAAAGATCGCGCCGCCATCAACTCGTACAATCTGGACGGCAGCGGCCACGAAATCTTTGCAAGCGGCTTGCGCAATCCTGTCTCACTCCGCAAGAATCCTGTTACCGGCAAGTTCTGGGTGTCCGTACAGGAACGCGATGGACTGGGCGACGATCTGGTTCCGGACTTTCTCACCGAAGTGAAGCCCGGCGCTTTCTACGGCTGGCCCTACGCATATATCGGCCAGAATGAAGAGCCGCGCCATAAGGGCGAAGCACCTGAAATGGTGAAGAAGTCAGTGGAGCCGGATCTGGTGATCGGCGCTCACGTCTCCGCGATGGACTTCCTTTTCTATACCGGCAAGCAGTTCCCGGCAAAGTACAAGAACGGGATCTTCCTGGCAGAGCGCGGCTCGGGCAATCGCGCCACCCGCGTCGGCTACAAGATCGTATTCTTCCCCTTTCAGAATGGCAAGCCCGCAGGCCCGGCAGAAGACTTTGTCAGCGGCTGGATGCTCGACGCGAAAGAGCGCGAGGTCTGGGGACGGCCCGTGGGCTTGGCCCAATTGAGCGACGGAAGCCTTTTGGTGTCCGAAGATGGCAACAACAAAATCTGGCGAATCCGTTTCGGAAAATAG
- a CDS encoding Nramp family divalent metal transporter, with protein MIQGDPASRSLAEVHSSVHVRQIGFWRRMLAFSGPAYLVSVGYMDPGNWATDLEGGARFGYHLLWVLVMSNLMAVLLQTLCARLGIVRGRDLAQACRESYPPVINYALWILCELAIAACDLAEVIGAAIALNLLFHLPLLYGVLITSFDTLLILWLTRYGIRIIESVVLVLIATIGGCFAIEIFLAKPDIGEMASGLIPRLNRDSLYVAIGILGATVMPHNLYLHSALVQTRRIGKSVEEKREACRFNLIDSTLALNLALLVNAGILILSASTFFKHGQEVKEIQQAYQLLTPLLGTGMASVLFAVALLCAGQSSTITGTMAGQIVMEGFVNIRMQAWLRRLVTRLIAIIPAIITIVIAGEESTYQLLIFSQVVLSLQLPFAIIPLIHFTSDQKRMGEFANARWVQLLAWVTAAIIVALNLQLAWETLEAFGAWVWLLVLPILGLLLYVTASPWIPKLAQTRVTGILPEPEILAFEAPKYELILVPLDHSDRDRFALGHASALARQHGARLLLLHIEEGVTSQVYGDLSETAEVEEGSHYLTRIVGKLKEQGIEAEASVVHRKSPRQAIIEAARAASPSLIIMAAHGHAGIKDLIFGSTINAVRHEVAAPVLIVR; from the coding sequence ATGATTCAAGGCGACCCCGCCTCCCGCTCTCTCGCGGAAGTTCATTCCAGTGTTCATGTGCGCCAGATTGGATTCTGGCGCCGCATGCTGGCCTTTTCCGGACCGGCCTACCTCGTCAGCGTTGGCTACATGGACCCGGGCAACTGGGCCACCGACCTCGAAGGTGGCGCACGCTTCGGCTACCACCTCCTCTGGGTTTTGGTGATGTCCAACCTGATGGCGGTGTTACTGCAGACCCTTTGCGCCCGCCTGGGAATCGTCCGCGGCCGCGACCTGGCGCAAGCTTGTCGCGAGAGCTATCCGCCCGTCATCAACTACGCGCTTTGGATTCTCTGCGAATTAGCGATTGCGGCTTGCGATCTGGCGGAAGTCATCGGCGCGGCGATCGCACTGAATCTCCTCTTCCATCTCCCCCTCCTCTACGGCGTCCTGATCACCAGCTTCGATACTCTGCTGATCCTATGGCTGACTCGCTATGGCATCCGGATCATTGAGAGCGTCGTCCTCGTCCTCATCGCGACGATTGGCGGATGCTTTGCCATCGAGATCTTCCTTGCGAAGCCAGATATCGGCGAGATGGCCAGTGGCCTGATTCCCCGTCTGAATCGAGACAGCCTCTATGTCGCCATCGGCATTCTGGGGGCGACCGTGATGCCGCATAACCTGTACCTGCATTCGGCTCTGGTGCAGACACGGCGGATTGGCAAGAGCGTCGAGGAAAAGCGTGAAGCCTGCCGCTTCAATCTGATCGATAGCACCCTCGCACTGAACCTAGCGCTGCTGGTCAATGCGGGCATCCTCATCCTTTCGGCAAGCACCTTCTTCAAGCATGGCCAGGAAGTGAAAGAGATTCAGCAGGCCTATCAATTGCTGACGCCCTTGCTCGGCACAGGGATGGCGAGTGTGCTCTTTGCAGTGGCTCTGCTTTGCGCTGGGCAGTCCTCCACCATCACTGGCACCATGGCCGGCCAGATCGTCATGGAAGGCTTCGTTAACATTCGCATGCAGGCCTGGTTGCGTCGCCTGGTGACGCGCCTGATTGCAATCATCCCCGCCATCATCACGATCGTAATTGCCGGAGAAGAATCCACCTATCAACTGTTGATCTTCAGTCAGGTGGTGCTGAGTCTGCAGTTGCCCTTCGCAATCATTCCGCTCATTCATTTCACCTCCGACCAGAAGCGGATGGGCGAGTTTGCCAATGCCCGTTGGGTACAGTTGCTGGCCTGGGTGACGGCAGCAATTATTGTCGCGCTGAATCTGCAACTGGCCTGGGAAACGCTGGAGGCCTTCGGGGCCTGGGTGTGGCTGCTGGTGCTGCCGATTCTGGGCTTGCTCCTCTATGTGACCGCTTCGCCTTGGATTCCGAAGCTGGCACAGACACGAGTGACCGGCATCTTGCCGGAGCCCGAGATTCTTGCCTTTGAGGCGCCCAAGTACGAATTGATCCTGGTGCCGCTCGACCACTCCGATCGCGACCGGTTTGCGCTCGGCCACGCAAGCGCGCTTGCCCGCCAGCATGGAGCCCGGCTGCTGCTGCTCCATATTGAAGAGGGTGTGACCAGTCAGGTGTATGGGGACTTGAGCGAGACGGCTGAGGTGGAAGAGGGGAGTCATTACCTCACGCGCATCGTTGGAAAACTGAAGGAGCAAGGCATTGAGGCCGAAGCCTCTGTCGTGCACCGGAAAAGCCCGCGCCAGGCCATCATCGAAGCGGCCCGCGCCGCTTCGCCATCCCTGATTATCATGGCGGCCCATGGCCATGCGGGCATCAAAGATCTCATCTTTGGCTCTACGATCAATGCGGTGCGTCATGAGGTGGCGGCGCCGGTCTTGATCGTTCGTTAA
- a CDS encoding heme-binding domain-containing protein, which produces MFGKWILGGIACLSVWAAASTFSAHRMAQRDAHIDNSALLAGTNAPKNIENIVDRACRDCHSNKTTFPWYAGLPPISWMVEKDVEKGRKFLNMSNWEKYSPAQKVGFLASMTTSTMQNRMPPQPYRILHWPANLSASDRAEIKSWAIGESKRIMAEVRAARKAQSQQ; this is translated from the coding sequence ATGTTTGGAAAGTGGATACTCGGCGGCATCGCTTGCCTCTCGGTTTGGGCCGCAGCCAGCACCTTCTCGGCCCATCGGATGGCGCAGCGTGATGCTCACATCGACAATTCGGCCCTTCTCGCTGGTACCAACGCTCCCAAAAATATTGAGAACATCGTCGATCGGGCTTGTCGGGATTGCCATTCCAACAAGACGACTTTCCCTTGGTATGCCGGGCTTCCTCCCATCTCCTGGATGGTGGAGAAAGATGTCGAGAAGGGACGCAAGTTCCTGAATATGTCGAATTGGGAGAAGTACTCTCCCGCTCAAAAAGTCGGTTTTCTTGCCAGCATGACGACGTCCACGATGCAGAACCGCATGCCTCCGCAACCCTACCGGATTTTGCATTGGCCCGCGAATCTCAGCGCCAGCGATCGTGCTGAGATCAAGAGCTGGGCGATCGGCGAGTCCAAGCGCATCATGGCAGAAGTCCGCGCCGCTCGTAAGGCACAATCTCAGCAGTAA
- a CDS encoding sialate O-acetylesterase: MYKLLLLVTVAFADAFAEQPTDIFLLIGQSNMAGHGVVEAQDKRRIPHVFTLTKEKTWVPAIDPIHFDKPSLIGVGLGRSFAATLIQYKAVRSVGLVPAAFGGSALEEWTPGSEHYRNAVARVKVALEGKNARLRGILWHQGEADSTEARSATYAVRFTAFIQQLRADLGTPDCPVLVGQLGEFLKMNLSEKINLQLATLPLSIPHTGFVSSQGLKHKGDEIHFDSPSLREFGRRYALAWLALPSGR; encoded by the coding sequence ATGTACAAACTCTTGCTCTTGGTTACTGTTGCTTTTGCTGATGCTTTCGCCGAGCAGCCAACGGACATCTTTCTCCTCATTGGACAGTCGAACATGGCCGGGCATGGCGTTGTCGAGGCGCAGGACAAGAGGCGAATTCCTCATGTCTTCACACTGACCAAGGAGAAGACCTGGGTTCCAGCGATCGACCCGATTCATTTCGACAAGCCGAGCCTGATTGGGGTTGGGCTGGGACGCAGCTTTGCGGCGACGCTGATTCAATACAAAGCCGTCAGGTCAGTCGGGCTCGTACCTGCCGCTTTCGGCGGTTCCGCGCTCGAAGAGTGGACTCCCGGCAGCGAACACTATCGCAACGCGGTTGCCCGGGTGAAAGTGGCACTGGAAGGCAAGAACGCACGGCTGCGCGGAATCCTCTGGCATCAAGGCGAAGCCGATTCAACCGAAGCTCGCTCTGCTACTTATGCAGTTCGCTTCACCGCCTTCATCCAACAACTCCGTGCCGACCTGGGGACTCCCGACTGCCCGGTGCTGGTCGGTCAATTGGGTGAATTTTTGAAAATGAATCTTTCTGAAAAAATTAATCTACAACTGGCGACCCTTCCGCTCAGCATTCCTCATACCGGCTTTGTCTCCAGCCAGGGACTCAAGCACAAAGGCGATGAGATTCACTTCGACTCGCCAAGCCTACGCGAATTCGGCCGACGTTACGCCTTAGCGTGGTTGGCGCTTCCGTCTGGCCGTTGA
- a CDS encoding DUF1552 domain-containing protein yields the protein MNRIKRDLSHQPKSRRNFLRGAGVALALPWMESLPVFAAGPKDRPPVRFACIYFSNGVEPIHWFAKGEGSSMELGPALQAMMPHREDMNFVRGLYNQQAFVSTSPHLGRMPNTLSGAKVSLDPADIRVGTTFDQVLSQQIGSQTAVPSLVLGIEPNELRLEDGLSMIYGSCLSWATSTKPATKEIYPARTFDLLVGDGSGRQLDRSILDEVLQEAHGLEPKISRNDKQKLGEYLESIRDIEKRIERASKEERLEGWRPTLTKPNMPRPADGLPQDVPAHMKLMMDLTVLAFQMDKTRVATCMLNNDLSQMNFKFLEGVKGALHLDLTHNGKAPAAEAMYLKTNQFHIAQFAYLVDRMKKIDEGGQSLLDSSMLMLCSNLFDGDTHSADQMPILLAGKGGGSLKTGRVLDYLDKENDQRRACSLYLSLMDRMGVKLDKFGDSDKRLTNL from the coding sequence ATGAACCGAATCAAACGAGATCTGTCGCATCAGCCAAAGTCACGCCGTAATTTTCTCCGGGGAGCTGGAGTCGCTCTTGCCCTTCCCTGGATGGAATCGCTGCCGGTGTTTGCGGCGGGCCCGAAAGATCGTCCGCCGGTCCGCTTTGCTTGCATCTATTTTTCCAATGGCGTAGAACCGATCCATTGGTTTGCCAAGGGCGAAGGCTCGTCGATGGAGTTGGGCCCCGCCTTGCAAGCGATGATGCCCCATCGCGAAGACATGAACTTCGTACGGGGGCTGTACAACCAGCAGGCATTTGTCTCGACCAGCCCACATCTGGGCCGCATGCCGAATACGCTTTCGGGCGCCAAGGTCAGTCTGGACCCGGCTGATATTCGGGTTGGAACCACTTTCGATCAGGTGCTGTCGCAGCAGATCGGAAGCCAGACCGCGGTGCCGAGCCTGGTGTTGGGCATCGAACCGAATGAGCTGCGTCTCGAAGACGGCTTGTCGATGATCTATGGCTCGTGCTTATCCTGGGCAACGAGTACGAAACCGGCCACGAAGGAAATCTATCCGGCCCGCACCTTTGATCTCCTGGTGGGGGATGGCAGCGGACGGCAGTTGGACCGTAGCATTCTCGATGAGGTACTGCAGGAAGCACATGGTCTCGAACCGAAGATCAGCCGCAATGACAAACAGAAGTTAGGCGAGTATCTGGAATCGATTCGGGACATCGAGAAACGCATTGAGCGAGCCTCGAAGGAAGAACGGCTGGAAGGCTGGCGTCCCACGCTGACCAAACCGAATATGCCCCGTCCGGCAGACGGCCTGCCGCAGGATGTTCCGGCGCACATGAAGTTGATGATGGACCTGACCGTGTTGGCATTCCAGATGGACAAGACGCGTGTCGCCACCTGCATGTTGAACAACGATCTGTCGCAGATGAACTTCAAGTTCCTCGAAGGGGTCAAGGGCGCCCTGCATCTGGATCTCACTCACAACGGCAAGGCTCCCGCCGCCGAGGCGATGTATCTGAAGACGAATCAGTTCCACATCGCTCAGTTTGCTTATCTGGTGGACCGGATGAAGAAGATCGACGAAGGCGGCCAATCGCTGCTCGACAGCTCGATGCTGATGCTCTGCTCCAACCTCTTTGACGGTGACACTCATAGCGCCGATCAGATGCCGATTCTCCTTGCGGGCAAGGGCGGCGGCTCACTGAAGACTGGCCGCGTACTCGACTATCTCGACAAGGAAAACGACCAGCGCCGTGCTTGCAGCCTCTACCTCTCGCTGATGGACCGGATGGGCGTCAAGCTCGACAAATTTGGCGATAGCGACAAGCGCCTGACCAACCTCTAA
- a CDS encoding M48 family metallopeptidase, with product MKILSFFLILGLAFGQDDTTSKESSTKDSKPKKEEKKKTSKKNPDDIGERDVGKGVNWYSIEKEIALGKGLAQDIERSAKIVDDPVISEYVSRLGQNLVRNSDAKVPFTIKVVDSEEINAFALPGGFFFVNTGLILAADTEAEVAGVMGHEIAHIAARHGTRGATRGQIANLATIPLIFMGGWAGFGIRQAAQVMIPAGFLYFSRSFEREADMLGLQYMYKAGYDPGAFVDFFEKLQAKEKRKPGTISKIFSSHPPTDDRVTTAQSNIQSMLKERPEYVVTTSEFQDVKARLQSMHNRRKLDPQDPNRPRLRRKPGDGTTTVEDENGKKTKTDEDERPTLKRRPSDKDDK from the coding sequence ATGAAAATTTTGTCCTTTTTTCTGATCCTCGGCCTCGCCTTTGGGCAGGACGATACCACAAGCAAAGAGTCCTCCACCAAAGATTCGAAGCCGAAAAAAGAAGAGAAGAAGAAGACCAGCAAAAAGAACCCGGACGATATCGGCGAGCGTGATGTCGGCAAGGGTGTGAACTGGTATTCGATCGAGAAAGAAATCGCTCTCGGTAAAGGGCTCGCACAGGACATTGAGCGTTCCGCCAAGATTGTTGACGATCCGGTGATCTCTGAATATGTGAGCCGCCTGGGTCAGAATCTGGTCCGGAACTCGGATGCAAAGGTTCCGTTCACGATTAAGGTTGTCGATTCCGAAGAGATCAATGCCTTCGCCCTTCCTGGCGGTTTCTTCTTTGTCAATACCGGGCTGATCCTCGCAGCCGACACAGAAGCTGAAGTTGCCGGCGTGATGGGACATGAGATTGCTCATATCGCAGCCCGGCATGGCACCCGCGGGGCCACCCGTGGCCAGATCGCGAATCTGGCTACCATTCCGCTGATCTTCATGGGCGGTTGGGCTGGCTTCGGAATCCGGCAAGCAGCACAGGTCATGATCCCCGCAGGCTTCCTCTACTTCAGCCGCAGCTTTGAGCGTGAAGCGGACATGCTGGGTTTGCAGTATATGTATAAGGCCGGATACGACCCTGGCGCCTTTGTCGACTTCTTTGAAAAACTGCAGGCCAAAGAGAAGCGGAAGCCGGGGACGATCTCGAAAATCTTCTCGTCGCATCCTCCCACCGATGACCGCGTGACCACGGCTCAATCCAATATCCAATCGATGCTCAAGGAACGTCCGGAATACGTGGTGACCACCAGCGAGTTCCAGGATGTGAAGGCACGGCTGCAGTCGATGCATAACCGTCGCAAGCTGGATCCGCAGGATCCGAACCGGCCGCGTCTGCGCCGCAAGCCTGGCGACGGCACCACGACGGTCGAAGACGAAAATGGGAAGAAGACCAAGACGGATGAGGACGAGCGTCCAACCCTAAAGCGCCGGCCTTCCGATAAAGACGACAAATAA
- a CDS encoding sugar phosphate isomerase/epimerase family protein — MKLGAVTYNVLKDWDVDTIIKNLEMARFEAVELRTGHKHGVEPTLTPEARKAVAAKFSASKIRLLSFGSTAEFQSPNEATRRENVENAKRFVDLAHDTGAWGVKVRPNGMPEGVPENTTIGRIADCLREVGDYGKGRGVEIWLEVHGPVTQNPPIAAAIMKATHHEMVGLCWNSNPTDVSNGNIEASFRLLRPWIKNVHINELAGPYPFRQLFRLLRESKYERYTLAEAAESKEPERFLRWYSALWSEMQRP; from the coding sequence ATGAAGCTCGGTGCCGTTACCTACAACGTCCTCAAGGATTGGGACGTGGACACGATCATCAAGAACCTCGAAATGGCTCGCTTCGAGGCGGTGGAACTCCGAACCGGTCATAAACATGGGGTGGAACCTACACTGACGCCGGAGGCCCGCAAAGCCGTTGCGGCCAAGTTCAGTGCCTCAAAAATCCGGCTGCTCAGTTTCGGCTCTACCGCTGAGTTCCAATCTCCGAACGAAGCCACGCGCCGCGAGAATGTGGAGAATGCCAAGCGCTTTGTGGACTTGGCTCATGACACCGGAGCCTGGGGTGTGAAGGTGCGGCCCAACGGAATGCCTGAGGGGGTGCCTGAAAATACGACGATCGGTCGTATTGCGGACTGCCTCCGGGAAGTTGGGGATTACGGAAAGGGCAGGGGAGTGGAGATCTGGCTGGAGGTCCATGGCCCCGTTACACAGAATCCTCCCATCGCTGCAGCCATCATGAAAGCGACGCACCATGAGATGGTGGGTCTCTGTTGGAACTCCAATCCTACCGACGTCTCCAATGGAAACATCGAAGCCTCCTTCCGACTTCTTCGTCCCTGGATCAAGAACGTCCACATCAACGAACTTGCCGGACCCTACCCCTTCCGCCAACTCTTCCGCTTGCTGCGCGAATCCAAATACGAACGTTACACACTTGCCGAAGCTGCGGAGAGTAAGGAGCCAGAACGCTTCCTTCGCTGGTACTCTGCGCTCTGGAGCGAAATGCAGAGACCATAA